The proteins below come from a single Cannabis sativa cultivar Pink pepper isolate KNU-18-1 chromosome 3, ASM2916894v1, whole genome shotgun sequence genomic window:
- the LOC115710398 gene encoding GDSL esterase/lipase At3g48460-like produces MTMINIIVTIMILSFPFSIAITKTNLLPFKKIYAFGDSFTDTGNTRSVPRPGGFIHGSNPPYGMTFFHHPTNRYSDGRLVIDFVAQSLSLPYLPPYKYVKGNSPNGVNFAVAGSTAIDHEFFVKNNLTLDITPQSIQTQLLWFDKYLEENVGCKAQDVKCRIADIDDSLFWVGEIGANDYAYTFGSTFSSDTIRKLAMTSYTQFLTTLLKKGAKYVVVQGFPMTGCLPLTMKLSSKNDRDNIGCVKSVNNQSYTHNLAILNLVTSLRRQFPQAVIAYADYWTAYQTVMQSPAKFDIKESFKACCGSGDEPYNVNVFSFCGTPSTKACQNPSQYLNWDGLHLTEAMYKVVSDMFLKGSFMNPSFSYLIDRKLHQR; encoded by the exons ATGACTATGATCAACATAATAGTCACTATTATGATCCTTTCTTTTCCATTTTCCATTGCAATAACCAAAACAAATCTACTTCCCTTTAAGAAAATCTATGCCTTTGGCGACTCTTTTACAGACACTGGCAACACTAGGTCAGTTCCTAGGCCAGGTGGCTTCATCCATGGCTCTAACCCTCCATACGGAATGACTTTTTTTCACCATCCAACAAATCGATACTCAGATGGACGGTTGGTGATTGACTTTGTGGCACAATCACTATCATTGCCTTACTTGCCTCCTTATAAATATGTTAAGGGAAATTCACCTAACGGGGTCAACTTTGCTGTAGCTGGTTCTACTGCTATAGACCATGAATTTTTTGTTAAGAACAATCTTACTCTTGATATCACCCCCCAGTCTATTCAGACTCAGCTTCTTTGGTTTGATAAGTACTTGGAAGAAAATGTTGGGTGTAAAGCTCAGGATGTAAAATGTAGAATTGCTGACATCGATGATTCATTGTTTTGGGTTGGTGAGATTGGTGCAAATGATTATGCTTACACTTTTGGATCCACTTTTTCTAGTGATACTATTCGAAAGTTGGCGATGACTAGCTATACTCAATTTTTAACA ACATTGTTAAAGAAAGGTGCAAAGTATGTTGTGGTTCAAGGCTTTCCAATGACAGGATGCTTACCTTTGACTATGAAATTATCCTCCAAAAATGATAGAGACAACATAGGTTGTGTGAAGAGTGTAAACAACCAAAGTTATACTCACAACCTAGCCATCTTGAACTTGGTGACATCTTTGAGAAGACAATTCCCCCAAGCTGTCATAGCGTACGCCGATTATTGGACTGCCTACCAAACAGTCATGCAAAGTCCAGCCAAGTTCGACATTAAGGAGTCTTTCAAAGCTTGTTGTGGTTCTGGTGATGAACCATATAACGTTAATGTATTTTCCTTCTGTGGGACACCTTCTACCAAAGCCTGTCAAAACCCATCTCAGTATTTGAATTGGGATGGACTTCACCTCACTGAAGCTATGTATAAAGTGGTCTCTGATATGTTCCTAAAAGGATCATTTATGAACCCTTCTTTTAGTTACTTGATAGATAGAAAACTACACCAAAGATAA